The genomic region GTGATTACAAACGTATTCCTTGGTTTGTGATTATGGCAGGAGTGGTAATTCTTGTGGGGCATTATATCGATATTTTCTTATTGATCATGCCTTCTACTGTTGGTCCCCATTGGTCTTTCGGTATCACTGAAATTGCTGGAATATTATTTTTCCTTGGATTGTTTATATTCTGTGTTGGGACTGGCCTGGCGAAAGAATCCTTATATCCAAAAGGTAATCCTTTCCTTAAGGAAAGTGAAAATTACCATTACTAATTAAAGATTGATTGTTTAAAGAAGACTTTATAAAATGACCGTATTTTTAGTAATCATAGTATTAGCACTTCTTGCTGTAACGGGATGGCAGATTTCAAAAATATTTGAATTGTCAAAATCGCCTGATGCAGATACCTCTCAGGTAGCTAACAACAAGGATAACGAGAACCAGGGTAAATTAATGATGGGGTTTGCCGTTTTCCTATATCTTTTAATGTTTTACTGTTTTTGGACTTTTACGAATGTAACTCTTCCGGATGCAGCTTCAGAGCATGGAGGGAAATATGACAATCTAATGTTGATCTCAATGTTATTGATCATGTTTGTTCAGATTGTTACTCAGGCTTTATTGCATTATTTTGCTTATAAGTATAGAGGCGCTAAAGGTAAAAGAGCATTGTTCTATGCAGATAATGATAAGTTGGAATTTATCTGGACCATTATTCCTGTAATTGTTTTAGCAGGTTTAATTATCTATGGTTTATTTACATGGAATGATATAATGAGTGTTAATGAAGATGAGGACCCATTGGTTATCGAGCTTTATGCACAGCAGTTTAGCTGGACGGCAAGATATGCCGGAGAGGATAATACATTGGGTAAAGCAAATGTTAGATTCATTGAAGGAATAAATGCTTTGGGTGTGGATAAAGAAGATTCTTATGGGCAGGACGATAAGATAGTGAGAGAGTTACACTTACCGGTAAATAGACCAGTGTTGTTTAAATTAAGATCACAGGACGTTTTACACTCCGCGTATTTTCCACATTTTAGAGCGCAAATGAATGTTGTTCCTGGGATGATTACTCAGTTTGGATTTACACCAACGGTAACTACAGAAGAAATGAGGAATAGTGATGATATGGTTGATAAGGTAGAACGTATCAATGATATCAGAAAGGATAACGGAGATGATTCTTACGAGTTTGATTATTTCTTGCTATGTAACAAAATTTGTGGACAGGCGCATTACAATATGCAGATGAAGGTAATAGTAGAGTCTGAAGCCGATTATGAAGCATGGTTAGCCGAACAATCTACTTTTGGGGAATCAATGTCTGAGGAATAAAAATATTAAAGAATTTAAAGTATTATAATAAAGATATGTCAGCAGTAGTAAACGCACCAGCTCACGATCACCACGAGGATCACGGACATCATCATAAGCAAACGTTTATATCAAAGTATATTTTTAGCTTTGATCATAAAATGGTTGCTAAGCAGTTCCTTATTACAGGTTTATTGATGGGAATTGTAGGAATTGGAATGTCTATCTTGTTTAGAATTCAATTAGCTTGGCCAGAGCAGTCTTTCGCTATATTTGAAGCTTTACTGGGTAAATGGGCGCCAGACGGTGTGATGACACCCAATATTTATCTAGCATTGGTAACTATTCACGGTACCATCATGGTATTCTTTGTGCTTACTGCAGGATTAAGTGGTACGTTTAGTAACCTCCTTATTCCACTGCAAATCGGTGCGCGCGATATGGCTTCAGGATTTATGAACATGTTATCCTACTGGTTGTTTTTCATAGCTTGTGTGATAATGCTTTGTTCACTATTTGTAGAAGCAGGACCGGCCTCTTCAGGTTGGACTATTTATCCACCATTAAGTGCCCTTCCACAGGCCATTGGAGGTTCTGGAATGGGGATGACGCTTTGGTTAGTTTCTATGGCACTGTTTATCGCTTCTCAGTTACTGGGTGGTATTAACTATATTGTTACTGTTATTAACCTTAGGACTAAAGGAATGTCTATGACCAGACTGCCGTTAACTATTTGGGCCTTCTTTGTAACTGCTATCTTAGGTTTGGTTTCGTTCCCGGTATTATTATCTGCGGCCTTATTACTTATTATGGATAGAAGTTTTGGTACTTCGTTCTTTTTAAGTGATATTTTCTTAGATGGGGAAGTGCTTAGTCACCACGGTGGTTCACCAGTTCTTTTTGAGCATTTATTCTGGTTCCTGGGTCACCCAGAGGTATACATTGTAATCCTTCCAGCACTTGGTATTACTTCAGAGGTTGTGGCTACCAACTCTCGTAAACCAATCTTTGGATACCGTGCAATGATCGCTTCGATATTGGCGATTGGTTTCCTTTCAACCATAGTATGGGGGCACCATATGTTCGTGTCTGGTATGAACCCATTCTTAGGATCGGTATTTACATTTACTACATTATTGATTGCCATCCCTTCTGCGGTAAAAGCTTTCAACTATATTACAACGTTATGGAAGGGTAACCTCCAAATGAACCCTGGTATGCTATTCTCTATAGGATTAGTATCAACATTTATTACTGGTGGTTTAACAGGTATTATTCTTGGGGATTCAACATTAGATATTAACGTTCATGATACGTACTTTGTGGTGGCTCACTTCCACTTGGTAATGGGTATATCTGCATTGTATGGTCTTTTTGCCGGCGTTTATCACTGGTTCCCAAAGATGTTTGGTCGTATGATGAATAAAAATCTTGGGTATATCCACTTTTGGGTGACAGCGGTAGGAGCTTACGGAGTTTTCTTCCCTATGCATTTCCTTGGTATGGCCGGTCTTCCAAGACGTTATTATACAAATACCTATTTCCCATATTTTGATGATCTTGCAGATATCAACGTGATCGTAACAGTATGTGCTATCGTAACTGCACTGGTGCAAATAGTGTTTATTTATAATTTCTTTAGTTCCATGTTCTACGGTAAGAAAGCTACAATGAACCCTTGGAAATCGAATACACTGGAATGGACAACTCCGGTAGAGCATATCCATGGTAACTGGCCAGGAGAACTTCCTGTGGTTTATCGTTGGGCTTACGATTACAGTAAGACGAATGCGGATGGAGAGTACGTGATAAAAGGGCAGGATTACGTGCCACAAACGGTGCCGATGCAGGAAAATGAAGAAGATTTACATCATTAATAAAAAGAATATTAAAATACACCAAAGCCTTTTCTTAATTGAAGAGGCTTTTTTATTTTATCTTTGTTTTGCCTATACTTAGGCGAAAATTAATTGATCTGTTATGAATGAAAACCTGGATGCCACTGGTGAAAATTTTTCTCCGGAAGAATTTGATATAGAAAGAGCGCTAAGACCCCTTAGTTTTGATGATTTTGCCGGTCAGGAACAGGTTTTGGATAATCTGAAGGTTTTTGTGGCGGCGGCGAATTTAAGAAGTGAGGCTTTAGATCACACCCTTTTGCATGGCCCACCCGGCCTGGGGAAGACAACACTGGCGCATATTCTAGCTAATGAGCTTGGTGTGGGGTTAAAAATTACCTCCGGTCCCGTTTTGGATAAGCCCGGAGATTTAGCAGGGCTGTTAACGAATCTGGATGAACGCGACATTCTTTTTATAGATGAGATCCACAGATTAAGTCCGATTGTAGAGGAGTACCTGTATTCAGCGATGGAAGATTATCGTATCGATATTATGATTGAATCTGGTCCAAATGCACGTAGTGTACAGCTTAATCTGAGTCCGTTTACCCTGATAGGCGCTACCACCAGGTCAGGATTGCTTACAGCACCAATGCGTGCTCGATTTGGTATTTCCAGCCGATTG from Zunongwangia profunda SM-A87 harbors:
- a CDS encoding cytochrome c oxidase subunit II — translated: MTVFLVIIVLALLAVTGWQISKIFELSKSPDADTSQVANNKDNENQGKLMMGFAVFLYLLMFYCFWTFTNVTLPDAASEHGGKYDNLMLISMLLIMFVQIVTQALLHYFAYKYRGAKGKRALFYADNDKLEFIWTIIPVIVLAGLIIYGLFTWNDIMSVNEDEDPLVIELYAQQFSWTARYAGEDNTLGKANVRFIEGINALGVDKEDSYGQDDKIVRELHLPVNRPVLFKLRSQDVLHSAYFPHFRAQMNVVPGMITQFGFTPTVTTEEMRNSDDMVDKVERINDIRKDNGDDSYEFDYFLLCNKICGQAHYNMQMKVIVESEADYEAWLAEQSTFGESMSEE
- a CDS encoding cytochrome c oxidase subunit I, which encodes MSAVVNAPAHDHHEDHGHHHKQTFISKYIFSFDHKMVAKQFLITGLLMGIVGIGMSILFRIQLAWPEQSFAIFEALLGKWAPDGVMTPNIYLALVTIHGTIMVFFVLTAGLSGTFSNLLIPLQIGARDMASGFMNMLSYWLFFIACVIMLCSLFVEAGPASSGWTIYPPLSALPQAIGGSGMGMTLWLVSMALFIASQLLGGINYIVTVINLRTKGMSMTRLPLTIWAFFVTAILGLVSFPVLLSAALLLIMDRSFGTSFFLSDIFLDGEVLSHHGGSPVLFEHLFWFLGHPEVYIVILPALGITSEVVATNSRKPIFGYRAMIASILAIGFLSTIVWGHHMFVSGMNPFLGSVFTFTTLLIAIPSAVKAFNYITTLWKGNLQMNPGMLFSIGLVSTFITGGLTGIILGDSTLDINVHDTYFVVAHFHLVMGISALYGLFAGVYHWFPKMFGRMMNKNLGYIHFWVTAVGAYGVFFPMHFLGMAGLPRRYYTNTYFPYFDDLADINVIVTVCAIVTALVQIVFIYNFFSSMFYGKKATMNPWKSNTLEWTTPVEHIHGNWPGELPVVYRWAYDYSKTNADGEYVIKGQDYVPQTVPMQENEEDLHH
- the ruvB gene encoding Holliday junction branch migration DNA helicase RuvB produces the protein MNENLDATGENFSPEEFDIERALRPLSFDDFAGQEQVLDNLKVFVAAANLRSEALDHTLLHGPPGLGKTTLAHILANELGVGLKITSGPVLDKPGDLAGLLTNLDERDILFIDEIHRLSPIVEEYLYSAMEDYRIDIMIESGPNARSVQLNLSPFTLIGATTRSGLLTAPMRARFGISSRLQYYSTELLSDIVQRSAQILKVPITMEAAIEIAGRSRGTPRIANALLRRVRDFAQIKGDGKIDIGIAKYGLKALNVDAHGLDEMDNRILETIIDKFKGGPVGITTLATAVSESAETIEEVYEPFLIQQGFIYRTPRGREVTEAAYKHLGKSRGPSQGGLF